A portion of the Agrobacterium tumefaciens genome contains these proteins:
- a CDS encoding DUF3108 domain-containing protein, with protein sequence MIARGKSIFMAVTMAFAGVSPSLAAEARHTSEYSINLGILPIAKASFSTRMNGPNYSISGSFSSAGLASVLADISGKTTISGAKRGHRLQANTYSLVYKDGKRVRTYDVVYRNGNVTSTTVKPEPKARPDNWVNVKDGDLRSVLDPISGLIIPAGGRICPSRLPIYDGESRLDLVLSPSGTKPFKTNGFSGDAVVCKARYVPKSGYRQGRKDIEYLKSISMEIWFAKSDNMDVYAPVYAVIPTRVGQVYITATKYGG encoded by the coding sequence ATGATTGCCAGAGGAAAAAGCATTTTCATGGCTGTGACAATGGCGTTTGCAGGCGTATCTCCCTCGCTCGCCGCCGAAGCCCGCCATACAAGCGAATACAGCATCAATCTCGGTATTCTACCAATTGCCAAGGCGAGTTTTTCGACTCGCATGAACGGCCCGAACTATTCGATTTCCGGTTCCTTCAGCTCAGCAGGGCTTGCAAGCGTTCTGGCGGATATTTCCGGCAAGACGACGATTTCGGGTGCCAAACGCGGCCATCGGCTGCAGGCGAATACATATTCGCTTGTTTACAAGGACGGCAAGCGGGTGCGGACCTATGATGTGGTCTATCGTAACGGCAACGTCACATCGACGACGGTGAAACCGGAGCCGAAGGCGCGGCCGGACAATTGGGTGAATGTGAAGGACGGCGACCTGCGCTCCGTCCTCGATCCAATCTCTGGCCTCATCATTCCCGCCGGCGGCCGCATCTGCCCGTCGCGCCTGCCGATCTATGACGGCGAATCGCGGCTGGATCTGGTGTTGAGCCCCAGCGGCACCAAGCCCTTCAAGACGAATGGCTTCAGCGGCGATGCCGTGGTCTGCAAGGCGCGTTACGTGCCGAAGTCGGGTTATCGCCAGGGCCGCAAGGATATCGAATACCTGAAATCCATTTCCATGGAGATATGGTTCGCCAAATCCGACAATATGGATGTCTATGCCCCGGTCTACGCCGTCATTCCGACGCGGGTAGGCCAAGTCTACATCACCGCCACCAAATATGGCGGTTGA
- the rpmB gene encoding 50S ribosomal protein L28 — protein MSRVCELTGKGVQTGNNVSHANNKTKRRFLPNLCQVTLISDALGQRFRLRVSAAALRSVEHRGGLDAFLLKSGENELSMRARLLRRQIAKKTAEAA, from the coding sequence ATGTCCCGTGTATGCGAATTGACCGGCAAGGGCGTCCAGACGGGCAACAACGTCAGCCACGCCAACAACAAGACCAAGCGCCGGTTCCTTCCGAACCTCTGCCAGGTTACGTTGATCTCCGATGCTCTCGGCCAGCGTTTCCGCCTGCGTGTTTCCGCAGCAGCTCTGCGCTCCGTTGAACATCGTGGCGGCCTCGATGCCTTCCTTCTGAAGTCCGGCGAAAACGAACTGAGCATGCGCGCTCGTCTCCTGCGCCGCCAGATCGCCAAGAAGACGGCCGAAGCTGCTTAA
- the aroB gene encoding 3-dehydroquinate synthase: protein MTPSEIHTDERLVHVPLGERAYDILIGPGLIGRAGGEISSRLKGRRAAIITDEHVAPLYLEGLMDGLQTDGIEAVSLTLPAGEKTKSFEHLVTVCDAVLSARVERNDAVIALGGGVIGDLAGFAAGIVRRGVRFVQIPTSLLSQVDSSVGGKTGINTRQGKNLVGVFHQPDLVLADTAVLDTLSEREFRAGYAEVVKYGLIDKPDFFFWLEKNWDEIRTGGPARIQAIATSCQAKADVVVADEKENGVRALLNLGHTFGHALEAATNYDSKRLVHGEGVAIGMVLAHQFSARLNLASPDDAARVEAHLKAVGLPVSMKDIPGELPPVEMLMAAIAQDKKVKGGKLTFILTHGIGQSFVADDVATSEVQSFLSEKHPG from the coding sequence ATGACGCCTTCCGAAATCCACACCGACGAACGTCTTGTCCATGTGCCGCTCGGTGAGCGCGCTTACGACATTCTGATCGGACCGGGCCTGATCGGCAGGGCGGGCGGCGAGATTTCGTCGCGGCTGAAGGGCAGGCGTGCCGCTATCATCACTGACGAGCATGTTGCACCGCTTTACCTCGAAGGCCTGATGGACGGCCTGCAGACGGATGGCATCGAGGCCGTTTCGCTGACCTTGCCTGCGGGCGAGAAGACCAAGAGCTTCGAACATCTGGTCACTGTTTGCGATGCCGTTCTCTCCGCACGGGTGGAGCGCAACGATGCGGTGATTGCGCTTGGCGGCGGTGTTATCGGCGATCTCGCCGGTTTTGCGGCGGGCATCGTGCGTCGCGGCGTGCGTTTCGTGCAGATACCGACCTCGCTTCTGTCGCAGGTGGATTCCTCCGTCGGCGGCAAGACGGGCATCAATACCCGCCAAGGCAAGAACCTTGTCGGCGTTTTCCATCAGCCCGATCTGGTGCTGGCCGATACGGCGGTGCTCGATACGCTGAGCGAGCGCGAATTCCGCGCCGGTTACGCCGAGGTGGTGAAATATGGCTTGATCGACAAGCCGGACTTCTTCTTCTGGCTGGAAAAGAACTGGGATGAAATCCGCACCGGCGGTCCCGCCCGCATCCAGGCGATTGCCACAAGCTGCCAGGCGAAGGCCGATGTGGTGGTGGCCGACGAGAAGGAAAACGGCGTACGCGCCCTTCTGAACCTCGGCCACACATTCGGCCACGCGCTGGAGGCAGCAACGAATTATGACAGCAAGCGGCTGGTGCACGGCGAAGGTGTCGCCATCGGCATGGTGCTGGCGCACCAGTTTTCCGCCCGCCTCAACCTTGCAAGCCCTGATGATGCCGCGCGCGTCGAAGCGCACCTCAAGGCGGTTGGTCTGCCAGTGTCAATGAAGGATATTCCAGGTGAACTGCCGCCGGTCGAGATGCTGATGGCGGCAATTGCGCAGGACAAGAAGGTCAAGGGCGGCAAGCTCACCTTCATCCTCACCCACGGCATCGGCCAGTCCTTCGTGGCCGACGATGTCGCGACGTCCGAGGTGCAGTCTTTCCTGTCGGAAAAGCATCCCGGCTGA
- the gloB gene encoding hydroxyacylglutathione hydrolase, which translates to MKPLEIDVFLCRSDNFGVLLHDPESGATAAIDAPEEGPILQALHGHGWKLTHIFTTHHHQDHVEANLALKDKFQCEIHGPHDEAIAIPGLDRSQADGDEFEFAGRRVQVIATPGHTAGHICYYLPDDGLLFAADTLFAMGCGRLFERTATDMWHSFQKLMALPDDTKVYFGHEYTLSNARFALTVDPDNAALIERAESVEKARQANEFTIPTTIGLEKQTNPYMRVADAGIRSHLGLEGATDAEVFAEIRTRKDNF; encoded by the coding sequence ATGAAACCTTTGGAAATAGACGTCTTTCTTTGCCGCAGTGATAATTTTGGCGTTCTGCTGCACGATCCAGAAAGCGGGGCGACCGCCGCGATCGATGCGCCGGAGGAAGGCCCCATCCTGCAGGCTCTTCATGGGCATGGCTGGAAGCTCACGCATATCTTTACCACTCACCACCATCAGGACCATGTGGAAGCCAATCTGGCGCTGAAGGACAAATTCCAGTGCGAAATACATGGCCCACATGATGAGGCGATTGCGATCCCCGGTCTCGACCGGTCCCAGGCCGATGGCGACGAGTTCGAATTTGCCGGACGGCGCGTTCAGGTCATTGCCACACCCGGTCATACGGCGGGGCATATCTGCTACTACCTTCCCGATGACGGCCTGCTGTTTGCCGCCGATACGCTTTTCGCCATGGGTTGCGGTCGCCTGTTCGAACGTACGGCAACAGATATGTGGCACTCTTTCCAGAAGTTAATGGCGCTGCCGGATGACACGAAAGTCTATTTCGGCCACGAATATACACTTTCGAATGCCCGTTTCGCGCTCACCGTCGATCCTGATAACGCGGCTCTAATCGAGCGCGCCGAAAGCGTCGAAAAGGCGCGGCAGGCGAATGAATTCACCATTCCCACCACCATCGGGCTGGAAAAACAGACCAACCCTTATATGCGGGTGGCCGATGCCGGCATCCGCAGTCATCTTGGCCTTGAAGGGGCAACCGATGCCGAAGTCTTTGCCGAAATCCGCACACGCAAGGACAATTTCTGA
- a CDS encoding esterase-like activity of phytase family protein: MRDKRGRAFLSCKSLAVAAVLAVAALVPVPIGASTIDVPVSVRLLSGFEVGTSARRFGKLEFIGGMVMSTPEKLFGAISSIRFRPNGQEFVAVLDTGHWLTGKIARGPSGALSGLADVRITAMLDASGGEPSRKMEMDAEGLALRDGKVFVSYEQRHRIDAYPDPGFETSKPLSRLPHLIPNSELRHNGGMEALAVSPADSPLAGALVVVAEKSIDADGNLLAAILEGPLKGTFAVTHHPSFDVTDGAFLPNGDLLLLERRFNFAEGVGMRIRRIKAADIRPGAVVDGEILLEAGMVYQIDNMEGMDVVKGPDGSTRLIIVSDDNHSFLQRNLMLEFKLVE; this comes from the coding sequence GTGCGGGATAAGCGGGGCCGGGCTTTTCTTTCCTGTAAATCGCTGGCCGTAGCTGCAGTTCTTGCGGTCGCAGCGCTCGTTCCGGTTCCCATCGGCGCGTCGACCATCGATGTTCCGGTCAGCGTCCGTCTGTTGTCAGGCTTCGAGGTCGGCACCAGCGCCAGGCGTTTCGGCAAGCTGGAATTTATCGGCGGCATGGTGATGAGCACGCCGGAAAAACTATTCGGTGCCATATCCTCCATCCGCTTTCGCCCAAACGGGCAGGAATTCGTTGCTGTGCTGGATACCGGCCACTGGCTCACGGGCAAGATCGCACGCGGCCCGTCGGGCGCGCTGTCCGGGTTGGCTGACGTGCGTATCACTGCCATGCTGGATGCCAGCGGCGGTGAACCCTCCCGCAAGATGGAAATGGATGCGGAAGGTCTGGCGCTGCGGGATGGCAAGGTATTCGTCAGCTACGAGCAGCGGCACAGGATCGACGCCTATCCCGATCCGGGGTTCGAGACCTCAAAGCCGCTCAGCCGCCTGCCTCATCTCATTCCCAACAGCGAACTGCGCCACAATGGCGGCATGGAGGCCCTTGCGGTCTCGCCGGCCGATTCGCCGCTTGCCGGTGCCCTTGTCGTGGTGGCTGAGAAAAGCATCGATGCCGACGGCAATCTTCTCGCCGCCATACTGGAAGGCCCGTTGAAGGGCACATTCGCGGTCACCCATCACCCCTCATTCGACGTGACGGACGGTGCTTTCCTGCCCAATGGCGACCTGCTGCTTCTGGAGCGCCGCTTCAATTTCGCTGAAGGGGTGGGGATGCGCATCCGCCGCATCAAGGCTGCCGATATCAGGCCGGGCGCGGTGGTGGATGGCGAAATCCTGCTGGAAGCGGGCATGGTCTACCAGATCGATAATATGGAAGGCATGGATGTGGTGAAGGGGCCTGATGGTTCCACACGCCTCATCATCGTTTCCGATGACAATCACTCATTTCTCCAGCGCAATCTGATGTTGGAATTCAAGCTGGTGGAGTGA
- the cobS gene encoding cobaltochelatase subunit CobS: MSKIDLDISNLPDTTVSVREVFGIDTDLRVPAYSQGDAYVPDLDPDYLFDRDTTLAILAGFAHNRRVMVSGFHGTGKSTHIEQVAARLNWPCVRVNLDSHVSRIDLVGKDAIVLKDGKQVTEFKDGILPWAYQHNVALVFDEYDAGRPDVMFVIQRVLESSGRLTLLDQSRVIRPHPAFRIFATANTVGLGDTTGLYHGTQQINQAQMDRWSIVTTLNYLPHEQEVNIIAAKVKSLNNPKGRETVSKMVRVADLTRSAFVNGDLSTVMSPRTVITWAENAEIFGDLAFAFRVTFLNKCDELERTLVAEQYQRAFGVELKESAANIVLSA; this comes from the coding sequence ATGAGCAAAATCGACCTTGATATTTCCAACCTGCCCGACACGACGGTGTCCGTGCGGGAGGTTTTCGGCATTGATACGGATCTGCGGGTTCCCGCCTATTCGCAGGGCGACGCCTATGTGCCCGACCTTGATCCCGACTATCTTTTCGACCGCGATACGACGCTCGCTATTCTTGCCGGTTTTGCTCACAACCGACGCGTCATGGTTTCCGGCTTTCACGGCACGGGCAAGTCCACCCATATTGAGCAGGTAGCTGCCCGCCTGAACTGGCCCTGCGTGCGCGTCAATCTTGACAGCCACGTCAGCCGTATCGACCTCGTCGGCAAGGACGCCATCGTCCTCAAAGACGGCAAGCAGGTCACCGAATTCAAGGACGGCATTTTGCCCTGGGCCTACCAGCACAATGTCGCGCTTGTCTTCGACGAATACGATGCCGGTCGCCCGGACGTGATGTTCGTCATCCAGCGCGTGCTGGAATCCTCGGGCCGCCTGACGCTGCTCGACCAGAGCCGCGTTATCCGTCCTCACCCCGCCTTCCGCATTTTTGCGACCGCCAACACGGTCGGCCTCGGCGACACGACGGGCCTTTACCACGGCACGCAGCAGATCAACCAGGCGCAGATGGACCGCTGGTCCATCGTCACCACGCTGAACTACCTGCCGCATGAGCAGGAAGTGAACATCATTGCCGCAAAGGTAAAGAGCCTCAACAATCCGAAGGGTCGCGAAACCGTCTCCAAGATGGTGCGTGTGGCCGATCTTACCCGTTCGGCCTTCGTCAATGGCGACCTTTCCACGGTCATGAGCCCGCGTACCGTCATTACCTGGGCGGAAAATGCGGAAATCTTTGGCGATCTCGCCTTTGCGTTCCGCGTGACCTTCCTCAACAAGTGCGACGAACTGGAGCGCACGCTGGTTGCCGAACAATATCAGCGGGCTTTCGGCGTCGAGCTGAAGGAAAGTGCTGCGAACATCGTTCTCAGCGCCTGA
- a CDS encoding pentapeptide repeat-containing protein, with amino-acid sequence MQINDVIDIVEAASATLSGSSFNDVNLSGTVFNDVNLAGTSFNQINFSGASFTDSNMSGWSIDDVNLSGLKLSNANLSGAQITGYRMTGMKIDGIPVEDLMAAYKAAQQV; translated from the coding sequence ATGCAGATCAATGACGTTATCGATATTGTGGAGGCCGCCAGCGCCACGCTTTCAGGCTCCAGCTTCAACGACGTCAATCTGTCGGGTACGGTGTTCAACGACGTCAATCTCGCCGGAACCAGCTTCAACCAGATCAACTTTTCCGGCGCGTCATTTACCGACAGCAACATGTCCGGCTGGTCGATCGACGACGTTAATCTTTCCGGTCTGAAACTGAGCAACGCCAACCTGTCCGGCGCGCAGATAACAGGATACCGAATGACAGGGATGAAGATCGACGGCATTCCCGTCGAGGATCTGATGGCTGCCTACAAGGCGGCGCAGCAGGTGTGA
- a CDS encoding BolA family protein — protein sequence MSLRERIETKLRQSFSPERLVVIDESQMHAGHQPDITGTGETHMRVQIVSESFAGKSRIDRHRAINALLKQELDAGLHALAIEAAAPGEPTRF from the coding sequence ATGTCCCTGCGAGAACGCATAGAAACAAAGCTTCGGCAAAGCTTTTCGCCGGAACGCCTGGTGGTGATCGATGAAAGCCAGATGCATGCCGGCCATCAGCCGGACATAACCGGCACCGGCGAGACGCATATGCGTGTTCAGATAGTGTCTGAAAGCTTCGCAGGCAAGTCACGCATTGACCGCCACCGGGCGATCAATGCACTTTTGAAACAGGAACTCGACGCCGGGCTGCATGCCCTCGCCATCGAGGCGGCGGCGCCGGGGGAGCCGACGCGGTTCTAG
- a CDS encoding J domain-containing protein, whose protein sequence is MKLDSKYFDRIRTRRKRDREPEVQAPTCQWDGCDKPGAHRAPVGRNAEGQFFLFCFEHVKEYNKGYNYFSGLSDTEIARYQKEAITGHRPTWTVGVNKTARDSPLHSTLRSGAAGAANARIRDPFGFTNGYANGAKAGGQRLQQDRKLKTLEAKAFDTLGLSAGAKQEEIKRRYKELVKKHHPDANGGDRGSEERFRAVVQAYQLLKQSGFC, encoded by the coding sequence ATGAAACTGGATTCGAAATATTTCGACCGCATCCGTACACGCAGAAAAAGGGACAGGGAACCTGAGGTTCAGGCCCCGACCTGCCAGTGGGACGGATGCGACAAGCCGGGCGCTCACCGTGCACCTGTCGGCCGCAATGCCGAGGGGCAATTCTTCCTGTTCTGTTTCGAGCATGTGAAGGAATACAATAAGGGCTATAATTATTTCTCCGGGCTGTCTGACACCGAGATCGCCCGTTACCAGAAGGAAGCGATCACCGGCCATCGTCCCACCTGGACGGTTGGCGTGAACAAGACTGCGCGCGACAGCCCGCTGCACTCCACGCTGCGTTCCGGCGCGGCGGGCGCGGCCAATGCCCGCATCCGCGATCCTTTTGGCTTCACGAATGGTTATGCAAACGGGGCAAAGGCCGGCGGCCAGCGCCTGCAGCAGGACCGCAAGTTGAAGACGCTGGAGGCGAAAGCCTTCGATACGCTCGGCCTTTCTGCGGGTGCAAAGCAGGAAGAGATAAAAAGGCGCTATAAGGAGCTTGTCAAAAAGCACCATCCTGATGCTAATGGTGGCGATCGCGGCTCTGAAGAACGTTTTCGGGCTGTTGTTCAAGCATATCAATTGTTAAAGCAGTCAGGTTTCTGCTAA
- the cobT gene encoding cobaltochelatase subunit CobT, with protein MAARGDNSRAKPGTAVDTEPLRQAIAGCVRSVAGDAEVEVVFANERPGLAGERMRLPEISKKPTAQEIAVTRGLGDSMALRLACHDADTHAVMSPQGAEARLIFDAVEQARVESIGALRMPGMASNIQAMNTEKYAKANFSGINTKDDAPLAEAVALLVREKLTGEKPPASAGKVLDLWRDFIEDKAAGDLSDLSKVIGDQKAFSRLVRKMLTSMQMAEEFGDDDNEPESQEAESDEEQPRTNETEEEQVEEEAGSDATPADESEASQEEMEEGEMDGAEMSDEEMSDDLDEDSETPGETRRPNSPFDDFNEKVDYRIFTQEFDEEIHAEELCDEAELDRLRAFLDKQLAHLQGAVGRLANRLQRRLMAQQNRSWDFDLEEGYLDPARLVRLIIDPMQPLSFKKERDTKFRDTVVSLVIDNSGSMRGRPITVAATCADILARTLERSGVKVEILGFTTKAWKGGQSREQWLASGKPGSPGRLNDLRHIIYKSADAPWRRARRNLGLMMREGLLKENIDGEALMWAHNRLIGRPEQRKIMMMISDGAPVDDSTLSVNAGNYLERHLRAVIEQIETRSPVELLAIGIGHDVTRYYRRAVTIVDADELAGAMTEQLAALFEDTNTASSSRKVRRAG; from the coding sequence ATGGCAGCGCGCGGCGACAATTCCAGAGCAAAACCGGGTACGGCGGTCGATACCGAACCGTTGCGTCAGGCGATTGCCGGATGTGTGCGATCGGTTGCCGGCGATGCAGAGGTTGAGGTCGTTTTCGCCAATGAGCGGCCTGGCCTTGCCGGAGAGCGCATGCGCCTGCCGGAAATTTCCAAGAAACCCACCGCGCAGGAAATCGCCGTCACCCGTGGCCTTGGCGATTCCATGGCGCTTCGCCTTGCCTGCCATGACGCTGACACCCATGCGGTGATGTCGCCGCAGGGTGCCGAGGCGCGGTTGATCTTTGACGCTGTTGAGCAGGCGCGGGTGGAATCCATCGGTGCACTGCGCATGCCGGGCATGGCCTCCAACATTCAGGCCATGAACACGGAAAAATATGCCAAGGCGAATTTTTCGGGCATCAACACGAAGGACGATGCACCGCTTGCCGAAGCCGTCGCCCTTTTGGTGCGCGAGAAGCTGACCGGCGAAAAGCCACCGGCCAGTGCCGGCAAGGTTCTCGACCTGTGGCGCGACTTCATCGAGGACAAGGCTGCCGGCGACCTGAGCGACCTTTCCAAGGTGATTGGCGACCAGAAGGCTTTTTCGCGGCTGGTGCGCAAGATGCTGACCTCCATGCAGATGGCGGAGGAATTCGGCGACGACGATAACGAGCCGGAAAGCCAGGAGGCAGAATCCGACGAGGAGCAGCCGCGCACTAACGAGACCGAAGAAGAACAGGTCGAGGAAGAAGCCGGTTCCGATGCGACGCCCGCTGATGAAAGCGAGGCCTCGCAGGAGGAGATGGAAGAAGGCGAGATGGACGGCGCCGAGATGTCGGACGAGGAAATGTCCGACGATCTCGATGAGGATTCCGAGACGCCCGGCGAGACCCGCCGCCCCAACAGCCCCTTCGACGATTTCAACGAGAAGGTCGACTACCGCATATTCACCCAGGAATTCGACGAGGAAATCCACGCCGAGGAACTGTGCGACGAGGCGGAGCTTGACCGCCTGCGCGCGTTTCTCGACAAACAGCTCGCCCATCTTCAGGGCGCCGTCGGACGTCTGGCGAACCGGCTGCAACGCCGCCTGATGGCGCAGCAGAACCGTTCGTGGGATTTCGATCTGGAAGAGGGCTATCTCGATCCGGCTCGCCTCGTGCGGCTTATCATCGATCCCATGCAGCCGCTCTCCTTCAAGAAGGAGCGCGACACCAAGTTCCGCGACACGGTGGTTTCGCTCGTCATCGACAATTCGGGTTCGATGCGTGGCCGCCCGATCACGGTTGCGGCCACCTGCGCCGATATTCTTGCGCGTACGCTGGAACGGTCGGGTGTGAAGGTGGAGATTCTCGGCTTCACCACCAAGGCGTGGAAGGGCGGTCAGTCGCGCGAGCAATGGCTGGCCAGCGGCAAACCCGGCTCGCCGGGTCGGCTCAATGATTTGCGCCATATCATCTACAAGTCGGCGGATGCACCCTGGCGGCGTGCACGGCGCAATCTTGGCCTAATGATGCGTGAAGGCCTGCTGAAGGAAAACATTGACGGCGAAGCGCTGATGTGGGCGCATAACCGCCTCATCGGCCGCCCCGAGCAGCGCAAGATCATGATGATGATTTCGGACGGTGCGCCGGTGGACGATTCGACGCTGTCGGTCAATGCGGGTAACTATCTGGAGCGGCACCTGCGCGCCGTTATCGAACAGATCGAGACACGTTCGCCGGTGGAGCTTCTGGCGATCGGTATCGGCCATGATGTGACGCGTTATTACCGTCGCGCCGTGACGATCGTGGATGCGGACGAACTGGCTGGCGCGATGACCGAACAGCTTGCTGCTCTCTTCGAGGATACCAATACCGCCAGCTCGTCCCGCAAGGTTCGCCGTGCGGGATAA
- a CDS encoding queuosine precursor transporter: protein MPYLRYTLIYVLLMTLVVVASNILVQYPLSGSLFGVNLGDLLTWGAFTYPVAFLVTDLTNRQFGPSVARRVVLAGFIVGVTLSFWTSIPRIAVASGTAYLIGQLLDISVFNRLRRQRWWHAPLAGSMLGSVLDTALFFSIAFAASFSFVGPNDAFAIENAPVLGIFALEAPRWISWALGDLSVKILVGLVMLLPYGALMNTLKPMPKVAKSG, encoded by the coding sequence ATGCCCTACCTGCGCTACACGCTCATTTACGTTCTGCTGATGACACTGGTGGTCGTCGCGTCCAATATTCTGGTGCAATACCCGCTTTCCGGATCGCTGTTCGGCGTCAATCTCGGCGATCTTTTGACCTGGGGTGCCTTTACCTATCCGGTCGCCTTCCTCGTCACAGACCTTACAAACCGCCAGTTCGGCCCGTCAGTCGCGCGCCGCGTCGTACTTGCCGGTTTTATTGTTGGTGTCACACTGTCCTTCTGGACCTCGATCCCGCGTATCGCCGTTGCCTCCGGCACCGCCTATCTGATTGGCCAGCTGCTCGATATTTCCGTATTCAACCGCCTGCGCCGCCAGCGCTGGTGGCACGCACCTCTTGCCGGCTCGATGCTGGGTTCGGTGCTGGATACCGCGCTGTTCTTCTCCATCGCCTTTGCTGCGAGTTTCTCCTTCGTCGGTCCCAACGATGCCTTCGCCATTGAAAATGCCCCCGTGCTCGGCATCTTCGCTCTGGAGGCACCGCGCTGGATTTCCTGGGCGCTCGGCGACCTCTCGGTGAAGATCCTCGTCGGCCTCGTGATGCTACTGCCCTACGGCGCACTGATGAACACGCTGAAGCCGATGCCAAAGGTCGCCAAATCGGGCTGA
- a CDS encoding shikimate kinase produces the protein MNEKNLSVPVTLGEQARAKLAGRNVVFVGLMGAGKSAIGRMVAQQLKVSFIDTDVEIERVSRMTIAELFATYGEEEFRALETRVVKRLLRGGPKVISTGGGAFINDNTRRHITRGSVSLWLKADIEVLWERVNKRDHRPLLKTENPKATLAALMEKRYPIYAEADLTIESRDVRKEIIVTEVLAAIAGLEQKD, from the coding sequence ATGAATGAAAAGAATTTATCTGTCCCGGTCACACTCGGGGAGCAAGCGCGGGCCAAGCTCGCCGGGCGCAACGTCGTCTTTGTCGGACTGATGGGGGCTGGAAAGTCCGCGATCGGTCGCATGGTCGCCCAGCAGCTCAAGGTCTCCTTCATCGACACGGATGTCGAAATCGAGCGTGTTTCCCGCATGACGATAGCCGAACTTTTCGCCACCTATGGCGAGGAGGAGTTCCGGGCGCTGGAAACGCGGGTCGTCAAGCGGCTGCTGCGCGGTGGCCCCAAGGTCATTTCTACCGGCGGCGGCGCTTTCATCAACGACAATACCCGCCGGCACATCACGCGCGGCAGTGTGTCGCTGTGGCTGAAGGCCGATATCGAGGTTTTGTGGGAAAGGGTCAACAAGCGTGATCATCGCCCGCTTCTCAAGACCGAAAACCCCAAGGCCACGCTGGCGGCTCTGATGGAGAAACGTTATCCGATCTATGCGGAAGCGGATCTGACCATCGAATCCCGCGATGTCCGCAAGGAGATCATCGTGACCGAAGTGCTGGCCGCCATCGCCGGCCTTGAACAGAAAGACTGA
- a CDS encoding cupin domain-containing protein → MGADLSSAAIIRELELEPHPEGGFYHQTFRDKAGGERGHSTAIYYLLEKGTLSHWHRVTDAVEVWHYYAGAPITLHLSEDGREVQTFTLGPDILEGERPQVIVPANCWQSAESLGDFTLVGCTVSPGFAFSSFVMAEPGWSPGDTP, encoded by the coding sequence ATGGGCGCCGATCTGTCTTCGGCAGCGATCATTCGCGAACTGGAACTGGAGCCGCACCCCGAGGGCGGCTTTTACCACCAGACATTTCGCGACAAGGCAGGTGGTGAGCGCGGCCATTCAACGGCGATCTATTATCTTCTGGAAAAGGGGACGCTCTCTCACTGGCATCGCGTCACCGATGCGGTGGAGGTCTGGCACTATTATGCCGGCGCTCCGATCACCCTGCATCTTTCCGAAGATGGCAGGGAGGTACAGACCTTTACCCTCGGCCCCGACATTCTGGAAGGCGAGCGCCCGCAGGTGATCGTACCTGCCAATTGCTGGCAATCGGCAGAAAGCCTCGGCGACTTCACCCTCGTCGGCTGCACCGTCTCGCCGGGTTTCGCCTTTTCAAGCTTCGTGATGGCCGAACCCGGATGGTCGCCGGGCGATACCCCGTAA